The Sediminispirochaeta smaragdinae DSM 11293 genome has a segment encoding these proteins:
- a CDS encoding MBL fold metallo-hydrolase, producing MNTRPFQAPLGLFNDGVLSLFFVGVGSAFSKRNYQTNVLIIKGREHLLIDCGTRCGYAFTELGSSLADIDTMLITHSHADHIGGLEEALLMARYERRRKLSLILPVPYRRTLWNYSLKGGVAFNERHDGKELRFSDVARLLTPKPMDMLGRQAYHYRFGSIDLKLLRTMHIPDNAESWKDSFWSTAVVIDDRIFFSGDTRFDPKLVEEVETTFGPEVIFHDCQFFTGGVHAGIDELATLPPAIKKKMLLVHYGDNWEKQTTRVRKFGFAGLTRQWIFYDFPEKKI from the coding sequence ATGAATACTCGTCCCTTCCAAGCGCCGCTGGGTCTTTTCAACGATGGGGTTCTATCACTCTTCTTTGTGGGTGTCGGCAGTGCCTTTAGTAAACGCAACTACCAAACCAATGTACTGATCATCAAAGGAAGGGAGCATCTCCTTATCGATTGCGGAACGCGATGCGGTTACGCTTTCACGGAATTGGGATCAAGCCTTGCCGATATCGATACTATGCTTATCACCCATTCCCATGCCGATCACATAGGAGGCTTGGAAGAGGCGCTTTTAATGGCACGATATGAGCGGAGGCGAAAACTCAGCCTTATTCTTCCGGTTCCCTACCGCCGAACCTTATGGAACTATAGCCTAAAGGGTGGCGTGGCTTTCAACGAACGCCATGACGGCAAAGAGCTTCGTTTTTCGGATGTTGCAAGGCTTTTGACTCCCAAACCGATGGATATGTTAGGCAGACAAGCCTACCACTATCGCTTTGGTTCTATTGACCTCAAGCTCCTCCGTACCATGCACATTCCCGATAATGCCGAAAGTTGGAAGGATAGTTTCTGGAGTACGGCTGTGGTGATCGACGATCGCATCTTTTTCAGCGGCGATACCCGCTTCGACCCGAAGCTGGTAGAAGAGGTCGAAACGACCTTTGGGCCGGAAGTTATATTCCATGACTGCCAATTTTTTACCGGTGGCGTCCATGCGGGGATCGATGAACTGGCAACCCTGCCCCCGGCGATAAAAAAGAAAATGCTCCTTGTCCACTATGGAGACAACTGGGAAAAGCAAACCACGCGGGTAAGGAAGTTCGGCTTTGCAGGGCTTACCCGTCAGTGGATTTTTTACGATTTCCCGGAAAAGAAAATCTAA
- a CDS encoding MFS transporter translates to MASSQIKKDLQFWKFSLYGFLKNLQFFDPFLVLFFREMGISFFQIGVLYSVRELATNITEIPTGIVADTLGRRTAMICAFLSYIISFIIFYLFPGFSFYAIAMIAFALGESFRSGTHKAMIMEYLKRNGMAEQKVEYYGHTRGWSQKGSALSALIAALLVFFSGSYRVVFLWSIVPYVAAMGLILTYPKELDFSCDNDEECADRRSRGRVEMMKQTVTDFFSMFRDPMVRQALLNSSLFDASFKTVKDYVQPILKGLALTLPLFASLKGNQRVALISGIVYMVLYLLTSMASSRSGRFHNRFSQKYGGLNATFLCSVGAMLMVGIFLLFGLKVAAIIVFIFYYLLENVRRPASLGLLSDRIKNSVMATGLSGESQLKTILVAIFSPLFGLTADRLGIGYAMLFLGLISGLAYPALRFGKVDRRSA, encoded by the coding sequence ATGGCTTCATCTCAAATAAAGAAAGACCTCCAGTTTTGGAAATTTTCTTTGTATGGATTCCTGAAAAATCTTCAGTTTTTCGACCCTTTTCTTGTTCTCTTTTTCCGAGAAATGGGAATTAGTTTTTTTCAAATAGGAGTCCTTTATTCTGTTCGTGAGCTTGCAACAAATATTACGGAAATTCCAACCGGTATTGTTGCCGATACCCTCGGCCGCAGAACTGCAATGATTTGTGCTTTCCTTAGTTATATTATCAGCTTTATAATTTTCTATCTTTTCCCCGGCTTTTCATTCTACGCTATCGCTATGATCGCCTTTGCCCTTGGTGAGAGTTTCCGTTCTGGAACCCATAAGGCGATGATCATGGAGTACCTAAAGCGCAACGGGATGGCCGAGCAAAAGGTAGAGTATTATGGTCATACGCGAGGCTGGTCGCAGAAGGGTTCTGCACTTTCCGCTTTGATTGCCGCATTGCTGGTTTTCTTTTCCGGCAGCTACCGGGTGGTGTTTCTCTGGAGTATTGTTCCCTACGTAGCGGCAATGGGTTTGATTTTGACCTACCCGAAAGAGCTGGATTTCTCCTGTGATAATGATGAAGAGTGCGCCGATCGCAGGTCCCGGGGAAGAGTTGAAATGATGAAACAAACCGTGACGGACTTTTTCTCCATGTTTCGAGATCCCATGGTCAGACAAGCCCTTCTGAATTCGAGTCTTTTTGATGCTTCCTTTAAAACCGTAAAGGACTACGTCCAGCCGATTTTAAAGGGCCTTGCTTTGACCCTTCCTCTCTTTGCTTCTTTGAAGGGAAATCAGCGGGTTGCATTGATTTCGGGAATTGTCTATATGGTTTTGTATCTCCTCACGAGTATGGCCAGCAGCCGATCAGGAAGGTTTCATAATCGCTTTTCTCAGAAATATGGTGGCCTGAACGCCACCTTCCTCTGTTCGGTAGGTGCCATGCTGATGGTCGGCATATTTCTTTTGTTTGGCCTGAAAGTCGCCGCAATCATCGTGTTTATCTTCTATTATCTGCTTGAAAACGTACGGCGCCCGGCAAGTCTGGGACTGCTTAGCGATCGAATAAAGAATTCGGTGATGGCTACCGGGCTTTCGGGGGAGAGTCAGTTGAAAACGATTCTGGTGGCGATTTTTTCACCGCTCTTTGGCCTTACGGCCGACAGATTGGGAATCGGATATGCAATGCTGTTTCTCGGACTCATATCCGGGCTTGCCTATCCCGCATTACGCTTCGGTAAAGTCGACCGGCGATCAGCTTGA
- a CDS encoding ATP-binding protein produces MSYISYKGKKYRQVKFTFSTKAPFEKILETLNQISFNGSFRSDEQAIYAILELVSNSLRAHREKAVKEKIVLRIQGEKGRTLVRLRDLGGGFDISKLPYDITQPVNEIDTISDAFEAYRQKNNYRRFGMGILLARKVFPGFRLTFDERNGTIAGTIVDLSDKVFDTVGTRSPAGGAL; encoded by the coding sequence ATGTCTTACATCAGCTATAAAGGAAAAAAGTATCGACAGGTGAAGTTTACATTTTCAACCAAGGCCCCGTTTGAAAAAATTCTGGAAACACTTAATCAAATCAGTTTCAACGGTTCGTTCAGAAGTGATGAACAGGCAATCTATGCCATTTTGGAGTTGGTAAGCAACTCCCTGCGTGCCCATAGAGAAAAAGCGGTTAAAGAGAAAATCGTCTTGAGGATTCAAGGGGAGAAGGGACGCACCCTTGTCCGCCTGAGAGACCTTGGAGGTGGTTTCGATATCTCAAAACTTCCCTATGATATTACCCAGCCCGTCAATGAAATTGACACCATCAGCGATGCATTTGAGGCATATCGGCAAAAAAACAATTATCGTCGTTTCGGAATGGGAATTCTGTTGGCCAGAAAGGTGTTTCCCGGTTTCAGACTCACCTTCGACGAGCGAAACGGCACTATTGCCGGCACCATTGTCGATCTTTCCGATAAGGTTTTCGATACGGTAGGAACCAGGTCTCCGGCCGGTGGAGCATTATAG
- a CDS encoding tetratricopeptide repeat protein, with translation MVDVLIEINGLEQLKVIEPELINELCSSLDHLFLGSAIGAPRNFGSVLLYRFSPGKRELGGLFEKFLHGWSLLEAKARKLRGLNFVVVKEEFGDDEELEAKLWSYLFTVKPDGSFWMEPSAAELFSPFAELSEVERGFLVTGSRKEGTDNHDSILTFLDGHCSMDGLLDSFTPFLNGEKTGILFLWGPPGSGKIHALDYLRRHIAFRKKDLPFLRIEPPEGFTGVGVPLLEAMVRRGWKGIASALSPGSKVCWNSLFHLLERDPETVRREDAELIFGLYLEAYVAEMKAALLPPILFIEGLDRFRRETIRSLSRCFGLHQGKDGLLAVISSRDEELPAEFSDYAVSRIAFQLWHQKELTRMVDEELLIGLDVEKEETAISLYHMGLLLRRGSRGFSGLAATKRLIRELPAFHQKLLYLALITGGLYSAERLRELFGIDSVEPGEFRTIATDLIDMGLLAESELLQPVFPELRDFLKRELGSEGEKLVSFFTAYLSKDKKGAGRNTYRNNSIMVEEQPREQSASWLLDRLGSLVCSGRPSLAAPFFEEATKSLHRLSPGEGELSDHLEALYLLSAIQEGRDSLAKEIISLFNERPEPRDWKIRNLRRLAVGEYLLAVHAYRKAMEPAKAALLELQDLPGTPGEAVANLLLGRVILAMGRIDEAKDYFVIAGEAGFSPDEEDHSEEVALWSALAIFLGGNMSAALREAERGAALARNNGRRQWELYADFLCGRVLFALGRYEEALNRFFICLNNALLYPEEGYFKMIEGWIARCQTYQGKIESAMKRLSPSVDNPEHLFFLSEAAFLDERYDQAFEAIESSCRLEKDRLKLFSRPLPWNWESGFACVEDLAFAVPGGHGVLYQMARAWRGLILSRIGRIEEAKQELSRITREEKLADNDPYSHLYLFFQTLTMSDSGHGGTQEGLDRLTQLSKALRSVQGISSRIEVPVDRQDYLKRNYWNAKLTAQGRAAKLI, from the coding sequence ATGGTAGATGTATTGATAGAAATCAATGGTCTGGAACAATTAAAAGTGATAGAGCCGGAGCTTATCAATGAGTTATGCTCCTCCCTTGATCACCTTTTTCTTGGTTCGGCTATCGGAGCCCCTCGGAACTTCGGTTCTGTTTTGCTTTATCGTTTTTCTCCTGGGAAGCGCGAACTTGGAGGACTCTTTGAAAAGTTCCTTCACGGCTGGAGTTTGCTTGAGGCAAAGGCGAGAAAACTCCGAGGCCTTAATTTTGTTGTTGTGAAGGAGGAGTTTGGAGATGATGAAGAGCTCGAAGCAAAGCTTTGGAGCTATCTTTTTACCGTAAAGCCTGATGGCTCCTTTTGGATGGAGCCTAGTGCTGCCGAGCTTTTCTCTCCATTTGCTGAGTTAAGCGAAGTGGAAAGAGGTTTTCTTGTAACTGGCAGCCGAAAAGAGGGCACCGACAACCATGATTCGATTTTGACGTTTCTCGATGGCCACTGCTCAATGGATGGGCTTCTTGATAGCTTTACCCCCTTTCTTAACGGTGAAAAGACGGGGATCCTTTTTCTTTGGGGACCGCCGGGAAGTGGAAAAATTCATGCTTTGGACTATCTGAGACGGCATATTGCATTTCGAAAAAAGGATCTCCCGTTTCTTCGTATAGAACCTCCAGAGGGATTCACCGGCGTCGGTGTTCCTCTGCTGGAGGCGATGGTCAGACGGGGATGGAAGGGCATTGCGTCCGCGCTTTCTCCCGGTTCCAAGGTTTGCTGGAATTCCCTTTTTCACCTACTTGAACGTGATCCTGAAACGGTGAGAAGAGAGGATGCCGAGCTGATTTTCGGCCTCTATCTTGAAGCATACGTTGCGGAGATGAAAGCGGCGTTGCTTCCCCCTATTCTGTTTATAGAGGGGCTTGATAGATTCAGGCGGGAGACGATTCGTTCTCTTTCCCGTTGTTTCGGCTTGCACCAAGGCAAAGATGGCTTGCTTGCCGTGATTTCGAGTAGGGACGAGGAGCTCCCGGCCGAGTTTTCCGACTATGCGGTTAGCAGGATTGCTTTTCAACTGTGGCATCAGAAAGAGTTGACTCGGATGGTAGATGAGGAGCTTCTTATCGGTTTGGACGTTGAAAAAGAGGAAACGGCGATAAGCCTCTACCATATGGGTCTGTTGCTGCGCAGGGGCTCAAGGGGTTTTTCCGGTCTTGCTGCCACAAAACGACTGATCCGCGAGCTGCCTGCCTTTCACCAAAAATTGCTCTATCTTGCCCTTATTACCGGAGGGCTCTATTCTGCAGAGCGGCTACGGGAGCTTTTCGGGATCGATTCGGTTGAGCCTGGAGAATTCCGCACCATCGCTACCGATCTTATCGATATGGGGCTTTTAGCCGAGTCAGAACTGCTGCAGCCGGTCTTTCCCGAGTTGAGGGATTTCCTGAAACGGGAGCTGGGGAGCGAAGGTGAAAAGCTTGTGTCTTTCTTTACCGCCTATCTGAGCAAGGATAAGAAGGGTGCTGGCAGGAATACTTATCGAAACAACAGTATCATGGTAGAGGAGCAGCCTAGGGAGCAGAGTGCCTCGTGGCTTCTCGATCGCCTCGGCAGTCTGGTATGTTCCGGCCGCCCTTCGCTTGCGGCACCTTTTTTTGAGGAGGCCACAAAGAGCTTGCATCGGCTTTCGCCAGGGGAGGGGGAGCTCAGCGATCATTTGGAGGCACTCTATTTGCTGTCGGCAATTCAAGAAGGACGAGATTCTCTTGCGAAAGAGATTATCTCCCTTTTCAACGAACGCCCCGAGCCTCGGGATTGGAAGATCCGTAATCTGCGTCGTCTGGCCGTAGGAGAGTATCTTCTTGCCGTTCATGCATATCGAAAGGCGATGGAGCCTGCCAAAGCGGCTCTCCTTGAGCTGCAGGATCTACCCGGAACTCCAGGAGAAGCGGTGGCGAATCTTCTGCTCGGACGTGTCATCCTTGCAATGGGCAGGATCGATGAGGCAAAGGACTATTTCGTCATTGCTGGTGAAGCGGGGTTTTCTCCCGATGAGGAGGATCATTCGGAGGAGGTCGCTCTGTGGAGTGCCCTTGCTATCTTTCTAGGCGGTAACATGAGTGCTGCTCTTCGGGAAGCCGAAAGAGGTGCCGCCCTTGCACGTAACAATGGTAGACGACAATGGGAACTCTATGCCGATTTCCTTTGTGGCCGTGTATTGTTTGCTCTTGGTCGTTACGAAGAAGCCTTAAATCGATTTTTCATTTGCCTGAACAATGCGCTTCTGTATCCGGAAGAGGGGTATTTCAAAATGATAGAGGGCTGGATAGCAAGGTGTCAAACCTATCAGGGAAAAATCGAATCCGCAATGAAGCGTCTATCCCCTTCTGTCGATAATCCGGAGCATCTCTTTTTTCTATCCGAAGCGGCTTTTCTCGATGAACGATACGATCAGGCCTTCGAAGCCATTGAATCCTCTTGCCGACTTGAGAAAGATCGTCTCAAGCTCTTTTCCCGACCCCTACCGTGGAACTGGGAGTCAGGCTTCGCCTGTGTTGAGGATCTTGCTTTTGCCGTTCCCGGCGGACATGGAGTGCTCTATCAAATGGCAAGGGCATGGCGTGGTCTTATTCTTTCCAGAATCGGACGAATTGAGGAGGCAAAACAGGAGCTGTCAAGGATCACCCGTGAAGAGAAACTTGCGGACAACGATCCTTACAGCCATCTCTACCTCTTCTTTCAGACACTGACAATGTCGGATAGCGGCCATGGGGGTACACAAGAAGGTCTTGACCGCCTTACACAGCTATCCAAGGCGCTCCGTTCCGTTCAGGGAATCAGCAGCCGCATAGAGGTTCCTGTGGACCGTCAGGATTATCTAAAAAGAAATTATTGGAATGCCAAGCTGACGGCCCAAGGCCGGGCTGCTAAACTGATCTGA
- a CDS encoding acyl-CoA thioesterase — MTHSYTLTVRSYECDMHRHVNNAVYLNYLEAARMGFLNDVNFGYEAFLDAGYALFIANINIAYKAPAFLNDMLTVETTPIKRKRLSGIFLQEIKRQEALLARAEVTWACVNRSGKPVPLPEEFSGPWLNPEPVTVA; from the coding sequence ATGACACACTCATACACATTGACCGTCCGGAGTTACGAATGCGATATGCATCGCCATGTAAACAACGCGGTCTACCTTAATTATCTGGAAGCGGCACGAATGGGTTTCTTGAACGACGTCAACTTTGGTTATGAAGCATTTCTCGATGCAGGTTACGCTCTCTTCATCGCCAATATCAACATTGCCTACAAGGCTCCGGCCTTCCTCAACGATATGTTGACGGTGGAGACCACCCCAATAAAGCGAAAACGCTTATCTGGAATATTTCTTCAGGAGATAAAGAGACAAGAGGCCTTATTGGCACGAGCAGAAGTGACCTGGGCTTGTGTCAACCGCTCGGGTAAACCCGTCCCGTTGCCGGAAGAATTCTCCGGCCCCTGGCTTAATCCCGAACCTGTGACGGTGGCGTAA
- a CDS encoding PilZ domain-containing protein — protein MEPQERRIDQRNHSYAKAFLPDHNAIGYIRDISTGGFRIEALGDPGIPEKVEVTAVFIPNEEMRFPPFTLRGRVEWRHENPPTTSLGIAVTRYVSPGSARLFRRFRKIWKRLAT, from the coding sequence ATGGAACCACAGGAACGACGAATCGATCAACGTAACCATAGCTATGCAAAGGCCTTTCTTCCGGATCACAATGCCATTGGTTATATTCGTGATATTTCAACCGGTGGTTTCAGAATTGAAGCCTTGGGTGATCCCGGTATTCCTGAAAAGGTAGAAGTGACCGCCGTTTTTATTCCGAACGAGGAGATGCGCTTTCCCCCCTTCACCCTGCGGGGACGGGTCGAGTGGCGCCATGAAAATCCCCCGACAACCAGCCTTGGTATCGCCGTCACTCGCTATGTCAGTCCGGGAAGTGCCCGGCTGTTCCGTCGTTTTCGAAAGATATGGAAACGGCTCGCAACATAG
- a CDS encoding MFS transporter, with the protein MAIEKASIIPFFNRFSHWFSVGIGTSVMSLMMLSKGSSVDTLGLITALYSIFIVIFEFPSGIISDIVGQKTVYQFSLIIAIVGYTILFFSNSIVTLFVGFAMYGVSRAFSSGSIEALFINKYIKDHGKENLHKFLSILNAGEILGLSMGALTGGVIPMVWEKYFPGRNRYNGNLTAQILILFFIFICTLIVVKEPANTTKTNKRLGKYVKESLNTVVNSRNIILLIVGTMIWGFCFNAIELYWQPKMSWILKGETKTWIFGVINSGYFLASLVGVGIINLILRKKSDKSNWLLFMGRIITGALIIVLSFQARLFSFATIYLLLFMVNGMLSIPEGTLLNSVIPDEKRSSLLSLSSLMMQFGGIIGSLVYSLLVGMIKISGIWILSGIVFGLSSCIFLRIKKEE; encoded by the coding sequence ATGGCAATCGAGAAAGCATCTATCATACCTTTTTTCAATCGATTTTCTCATTGGTTTTCGGTAGGTATTGGAACCTCTGTTATGTCGCTGATGATGCTATCAAAAGGCAGTAGTGTAGATACATTAGGTTTGATTACCGCTCTTTATTCAATATTCATCGTTATATTTGAGTTTCCAAGCGGTATTATTTCTGACATAGTAGGGCAAAAAACGGTTTATCAGTTTTCCCTTATCATAGCTATTGTCGGCTACACCATTCTCTTTTTCTCCAATAGTATTGTTACTCTTTTTGTTGGGTTTGCCATGTATGGAGTTTCAAGAGCCTTTTCATCGGGATCAATTGAGGCTTTGTTCATAAACAAATACATCAAAGATCATGGGAAAGAGAACCTTCATAAGTTTCTTAGCATATTAAATGCGGGAGAAATTCTGGGACTATCGATGGGGGCTTTGACAGGTGGAGTAATACCTATGGTCTGGGAAAAGTATTTTCCAGGTCGAAATAGATATAATGGTAATCTTACGGCACAAATCCTAATACTTTTCTTCATATTCATATGTACGCTCATAGTGGTGAAAGAACCGGCCAATACAACGAAAACGAACAAAAGATTGGGTAAGTATGTAAAAGAGTCTTTGAACACGGTAGTGAATAGTAGGAATATTATCTTGTTGATAGTAGGAACCATGATTTGGGGATTCTGCTTCAATGCAATAGAATTATATTGGCAGCCTAAAATGAGCTGGATTTTAAAAGGCGAAACAAAGACATGGATCTTCGGAGTAATAAATAGTGGATATTTTTTGGCATCGTTGGTAGGTGTCGGTATAATAAATTTGATCTTAAGAAAAAAGAGCGATAAGTCAAATTGGTTACTGTTCATGGGCAGGATAATAACAGGTGCCTTGATAATTGTTCTATCATTTCAAGCAAGGTTATTTTCTTTTGCCACAATATATTTATTGCTTTTCATGGTAAATGGAATGTTAAGTATACCAGAGGGAACCCTTTTGAATTCGGTAATTCCAGATGAAAAACGATCATCTCTTTTGTCGCTTTCGTCGCTGATGATGCAGTTTGGTGGGATTATCGGTTCTCTGGTGTACAGTTTGTTAGTAGGGATGATAAAAATTTCAGGGATATGGATTTTATCGGGTATCGTATTTGGACTTTCCAGTTGCATCTTTTTACGAATAAAAAAAGAAGAATAG
- a CDS encoding SufB/SufD family protein — MDDDTGSRNEALERLLASINMHKHQFGEDTAHVEIHGNKVLGTHTLPGLSVESQERTDGVSVVIRLAAGVELEKPVYFCFGILPEQGMQRIEMDVRIEEGAKAEFVAHCTFPNAREVTHLMDAKIVLEKDASYRYFERHIHSPEGGLTVVPKAQVELKEGASFSSEFELIKGRVGSIDIDYEVECGPRATMELISRISGKGNDKIRIREAGHLAGAYSKGLLASHIALRGDAVAEIFNDLRASAPYATGHVDCNEIVQDRARAKAVPVVQVEDPKAHVTHEAAIGSVDSKQLQTLMSRGLSEEQAVEMIIEGMLS; from the coding sequence ATGGACGATGATACAGGCAGCCGTAACGAGGCGTTGGAGAGACTTCTTGCCTCAATAAATATGCATAAGCATCAATTCGGTGAAGATACGGCCCATGTGGAGATCCATGGAAACAAGGTCCTTGGAACTCATACCCTACCTGGGCTTTCCGTTGAATCCCAGGAGCGGACAGATGGCGTTTCGGTTGTCATACGCCTTGCTGCCGGGGTCGAACTCGAAAAGCCCGTTTATTTTTGCTTCGGGATCCTTCCTGAACAGGGTATGCAGCGAATTGAGATGGATGTCCGGATTGAGGAGGGGGCAAAAGCGGAATTTGTTGCTCACTGCACCTTTCCTAACGCACGTGAGGTGACTCATCTGATGGATGCGAAGATCGTTCTTGAAAAGGATGCAAGCTATCGTTATTTTGAGCGACACATCCACAGCCCCGAAGGAGGGCTTACGGTTGTTCCGAAGGCTCAGGTTGAGTTGAAAGAGGGGGCCTCTTTCTCGTCGGAATTCGAACTCATCAAGGGGCGGGTCGGTTCTATCGATATCGATTACGAGGTGGAGTGTGGTCCCCGGGCCACAATGGAACTCATCTCTCGGATTAGCGGCAAGGGCAACGATAAAATCAGGATACGTGAGGCAGGGCATCTTGCAGGAGCCTATTCAAAGGGCTTGCTTGCTTCTCATATCGCTTTGAGAGGGGACGCCGTTGCCGAAATTTTCAACGACCTGCGCGCCTCTGCTCCTTATGCGACAGGCCATGTGGATTGCAATGAAATTGTGCAGGACCGAGCCAGGGCAAAGGCCGTTCCCGTGGTTCAGGTGGAAGATCCAAAGGCCCATGTGACTCATGAAGCGGCCATCGGTTCGGTCGATTCGAAGCAGCTACAGACCCTTATGAGCCGCGGCCTTTCCGAAGAGCAGGCCGTTGAAATGATTATCGAAGGAATGCTGAGTTAG
- a CDS encoding ATP-binding cassette domain-containing protein: MEDKEPDTVIRLENVTLILDGHKILDSVSMSFWEGHIHAVVGPNGAGKSTLAHTIMGLPDYLGHTGAIFHRGERIEKLPIDKRARRGITLAWQEPARFQGIGVDSFIRSAAEAKGSSVDSGEMLKLVGLDPDRYLVRNVDKTLSGGERKRIELASIVAMRPDVVLMDEPDSGVDIEAINYIFDVLEKLRNWGSTVILITHSPEVLKRADHSFLLCNGQVVDKGRVERMSGYFTGHCVPCVHKNNPFCDEVTP; this comes from the coding sequence ATGGAGGATAAAGAGCCGGATACGGTGATTCGGCTGGAGAATGTAACGCTCATCTTGGATGGGCATAAGATACTGGATTCGGTGAGCATGAGTTTCTGGGAGGGGCATATCCACGCGGTGGTTGGCCCGAACGGAGCCGGGAAAAGTACGCTTGCCCATACCATTATGGGTTTACCTGATTATCTTGGGCACACCGGAGCCATTTTTCACCGGGGTGAACGTATCGAAAAGCTGCCGATTGATAAGCGCGCTCGTCGTGGCATCACCCTTGCCTGGCAGGAGCCTGCCCGTTTTCAAGGCATCGGAGTGGACAGTTTCATTCGCAGTGCCGCCGAGGCAAAAGGCAGTTCCGTTGATTCTGGAGAGATGCTGAAGCTTGTCGGTCTCGACCCCGACCGTTATCTTGTCAGAAATGTAGACAAAACCCTCAGTGGTGGTGAGCGCAAGCGCATCGAACTGGCTTCCATCGTGGCGATGCGTCCCGATGTGGTTCTTATGGATGAACCCGATTCCGGTGTCGATATCGAGGCTATCAACTATATTTTTGATGTTTTGGAAAAGCTCCGCAACTGGGGGTCAACGGTCATTTTGATTACTCACTCTCCCGAGGTTCTGAAAAGGGCGGACCACTCGTTTTTGCTGTGTAATGGTCAGGTAGTGGACAAGGGGCGTGTAGAAAGAATGAGTGGCTATTTTACGGGGCATTGTGTCCCTTGTGTGCACAAGAACAATCCCTTTTGTGACGAGGTTACGCCGTGA
- the cyaB gene encoding class IV adenylate cyclase, whose protein sequence is MSFEVEAKAWVRSEEERHRIEDFLRREARFDAAFHKLDYYYAPSKGMRDSDQLIRIRYLDPKSLENSPAVVTRKEKSFRGKVEINREVEFNVDPASSFEDMLFFFGYSHYITKEKKGYSYYLDSAHIELCEVSGLGYFIEIEVVLPETTDSLPPQKAADNIRSLFDRLGIAETEFEKRYYIELLLEGR, encoded by the coding sequence TTGTCCTTCGAGGTTGAGGCAAAGGCTTGGGTTCGAAGTGAAGAAGAACGACATAGAATAGAGGACTTCCTTCGACGAGAGGCTCGTTTTGACGCTGCGTTTCATAAGCTGGACTACTACTATGCTCCCTCCAAGGGGATGCGTGACAGTGACCAACTGATTCGTATACGTTATCTCGATCCGAAATCCTTGGAAAATTCTCCAGCCGTGGTCACCCGAAAAGAGAAATCTTTCCGTGGAAAGGTTGAGATAAACCGCGAGGTCGAATTCAACGTCGATCCTGCGTCTTCTTTTGAGGATATGCTTTTCTTCTTTGGATATTCTCACTATATTACTAAAGAAAAAAAAGGATATAGCTACTATCTTGATTCCGCGCATATCGAATTGTGTGAAGTAAGTGGCCTCGGTTACTTTATCGAGATCGAAGTTGTTCTTCCCGAAACTACGGATTCCTTACCTCCGCAAAAGGCGGCGGACAACATTCGATCCCTCTTTGACCGCTTGGGGATTGCGGAAACGGAATTTGAAAAGCGCTATTATATTGAGCTTCTGCTCGAGGGGAGATAA